In Populus alba chromosome 1, ASM523922v2, whole genome shotgun sequence, a single window of DNA contains:
- the LOC118055390 gene encoding uncharacterized protein yields MSTPTLYKFCLRGEFVDDSRSRFHPELLHVCRRVVSLSYQRTTTEFGCNHNLPSAIVEFNLVNVLRRYMLAPGVGSDSHYKIYLPEIRKTGTSRTVEAPCSDEENSFLCKKSVEALAYMGVPETIHKEILAAIVSEKRRLITRGGRAGSAVYVAVDVEAIVDRQDVYDERIACEEILKAMEEAVQRLKHRNHYGGGCTERSEMKAVKEENTTSKSYGECVVCTEELTFDKAAQMPCSHVYHRDCISQWFKTKDICPLCRYRIPTVIAEAQSGGWRILHL; encoded by the coding sequence ATGTCGACTCCTACTCTCTACAAATTCTGTCTAAGAGGGGAATTTGTTGATGATAGTAGAAGTAGGTTTCATCCAGAACTGCTGCACGTTTGCAGACGCGTCGTTTCTCTGTCTTATCAGAGAACGACGACCGAATTTGGCTGCAACCATAACCTGCCGTCAGCAATAGTTGAGTTCAATCTTGTGAATGTTCTCCGCCGTTACATGCTAGCGCCCGGTGTCGGATCGGATTCGCATTACAAGATATATCTTCCGGAAATCCGAAAGACGGGCACGAGTAGGACGGTTGAAGCTCCTTGTTCTGACGAAGAAAATAGTTTTCTTTGTAAGAAATCGGTGGAGGCTTTGGCGTACATGGGGGTCCCAGAAACCATACATAAAGAGATACTAGCGGCGATTGTATCAGAAAAGCGTCGCTTGATTACAAGGGGTGGTAGAGCTGGGAGTGCTGTTTATGTTGCGGTTGATGTTGAGGCCATTGTAGATCGACAAGACGTCTACGATGAACGTATTGCGTGCGAAGAGATTCTAAAGGCGATGGAGGAAGCAGTGCAACGTCTGAAACATCGGAATCATTACGGCGGAGGTTGCACTGAAAGATCGGAGATGAAAGCAGTAAAAGAAGAGAATACTACGTCTAAATCATATGGAGAATGTGTGGTATGCACGGAAGAGTTGACGTTTGACAAAGCTGCTCAGATGCCTTGCTCTCATGTTTACCACAGAGATTGCATTAGCCAGTGGTTCAAAACGAAGGATATCTGCCCCCTTTGCCGCTATAGGATACCTACTGTCATTGCCGAAGCACAGAGCGGAGGATGGAGGATCTTACACCTTTGA